One window of the Lycorma delicatula isolate Av1 chromosome 3, ASM4794821v1, whole genome shotgun sequence genome contains the following:
- the LOC142321847 gene encoding uncharacterized protein LOC142321847 encodes MDFTKAMTANIILLIGFAVMIPLAFSEYKFHPKFHHQLRGNGSINGTHDLFIGNLTEGDVLLYHSGIAAAGKGNESFTYDFQYPAYGYNNLTISYLKVIDLLGEGRNGYPSLKEGGVGYNYTVISFKSNSSYGLNFNLTIYGNVNQFNRTVHQIITKH; translated from the exons atggaTTTCACCAAAGCGATGACAGCAAACATAATACTTTTAATCGGATTTGCGGTAATGATTCCTTTGGCATTCAGTGAATATAAATTTCATCCTAAATTCCATCACCAACTCAGAGGAAATGGAAGCATAAATGGTACACATGATCTTTTTATCGGAAATCTAACCGAAGGAGATGT ATTACTATACCATAGTGGAATTGCTGCAGCTGGAAAAGGGAATGAAAGTTTTACTTATGATTTCCAATATCCGGCATACGGttacaacaatttaacaattagtTATTTAAAGGTCATCGATTTATTAGGCGAAGGTAGAAATGGATATCCGTCTTTGAAGGAAGGAGGAGTTGGATACAACTACACCGTCATCAGTTTTAAGTCAAACAGCAGTTATGgactcaattttaatttaacaatctacGGAAATGTTAACCAGTTTAATAGAACGGTTcatcaaattattacaaaacattaa